The segment GCGATTGGCGGGGTGCTCGTCGTGATAGGTGTCATTCTTTTTGCTATTAACGTGTTAAAAAATGTTCGGGCGTCATCATAAAATACCGATGGAACAGAGGGTGTCCCAAAAGGATCGGGACACCTTTTCTTATTACCGTATGTAGGCATAAAACAATCATTAAGATAACGATATGTTGTGTTTTGTTTAAGGAAAAACAACCTTTTGGGCCAGCCCCTTTTTTTGCCCACTGGAGCGGAAATCTGCCATCGGGTTTGTCCCCTCTTGAATGGAGCGGAACAGTTCATTATACTATAAACTATGACTGTTTGTTCGCAAAGGTGTGTTCATCGATATGAAGGAAACAAATGGCATCCCGGCGCGCCTCCGCCAAGTGGCTGTCATTCGCGACGGTCCGCGCCAAGAGACGGTTGTGCTTGAGGCGGACGGGGTGTATTACATAAAAGGGGAAACAGGCTATTTGCAGTTTGAGGAGGAAAACGAACTCGGGCGGGTGAACAACATTGTGAAAATCGCGCCTGACGAGGTGACCATCCTTCGCTCCGGAGCGGTCGAGATGCGGCAAACGTTCCGCCGCCGGCAAGAAACGCCGGGCCATTACGGAACGGTGTTTGGGCGGTGGGCGATGGCGGCGAAAACGGATGCGATCGAGTTTCACTATGACGATAAGCGGAAGCGGGGGCGGCTCTTTCTCTCCTACGAGCTTTTCTTGCAAAACGAGCGGAGCGGACGCCATACGTTGACGTTGACATTTAAGGGGGTATAAGCCGATGAACATTGTCGGACAAATGAAAGAACAGCTGAAAGAAGAAATTCGCCAGGCGGCGGTGAAAGCCGGGCTCGTTTCGGCTGATGAGCTGCCGGAAGTGCTGCTTGAGGTGCCGCGCGACAAGGCGCATGGCGACTACTCGACGAACATCGCCATGCAGCTTGCCCGCATTGCGAAAAAACCGCCGCGGGCGATTGCCGAAGCCATCGTCGGGCAGCTTGATCGCGAGCGCGTATCGGTGGCGCGCATTGAGGTGGCGGGGCCGGGATTTATTAACTTTTACATGGACAACCGCTATTTGACGGCGGTCGTGCCGGCGATTTTGCAGGCGGGACAAGCGTATGGCGAATCGAACGTCGGCAACGGGGAAAAAGTGCAAGTCGAGTTCGTCTCCGCCAACCCGACCGGCGACTTGCATTTGGGCCATGCCCGCGGCGCGGCGGTCGGCGATTCGCTTTGCAACATTTTGGCGAAAGCCGGGTTTGACGTGACGCGCGAATACTATATTAACGACGCCGGCAAGCAAATTTACAACTTGGCGAAATCGGTCGAAGCCCGCTATTTCCAAGCGCTCGGTGTCGATATGCCGTTGCCGGAGGACGGCTATTACGGCGACGACATTGTCGAAATCGGCAAAACACTTGCTGAGGAATATGGCGATCGGTTCGTCCACGCCGATGAAGAGGAACGGCTTGCTTTCTTCCGCGAATACGGCCTTCGTTATGAGCTCGACAAAATTAAACAAGATTTGGCCGCATTCCGTGTTCCGTTCGACGTCTGGTACTCGGAAACATCGCTCTATGAAAGCGGCAAAATCGACGAAGCGCTTTCCACTTTGCGCGAGCGCGGCTACATTTACGAGCAGGACGGGGCGACATGGTTCCGTTCGACGGCGTTTGGGGACGACAAAGACCGCGTCTTAATTAAGCAGGACGGCACGTATACGTACTTGCTTCCGGACATCGCCTACCACCAAGACAAGCTGCGGCGCGGATTTACCAAGCTGATTAACGTTTGGGGAGCGGATCACCACGGCTACATTCCGCGCATGAAAGCGGCGATCGCCGCGCTCGGCTACGATCCGGAGGCGCTCGAAGTCGAAATCATCCAAATGGTGAACTTATACCAAAACGGCGAGCGCGTCAAAATGAGCAAGCGCACCGGCAAGGCGGTGACGATGCGCGAGCTCATGGAAGAAGTCGGCGTCGATGCCGTCCGCTACTTCTTTGCGATGCGCTCGGGCGATACGCATTTGGATTTTGACATGGACTTGGCCGTGTCGCAGTCGAATGAAAATCCGGTTTACTACGTCCAATACGCGCATGCCCGCGTCTCAAGCATTCTCCGCCAAGCGGAAGAGCAAAACGTGTCGTACGAAGGCGACCTCGCTTTGCATCATTTAGTGGAGACGGAAAAAGAAATCGAGCTGCTCAAAGTGCTCGGCGACTTCCCGGACGTCGTCGCCGAGGCAGCGCTCAAGCGGATGCCGCACCGCGTCACCGCCTATGCGTTTGAGCTGGCTTCGGCGCTCCATAGCTTCTACAACGCGGAAAAAGTGCTTGATTTGGACAACATCGAAAAAACGAAAGCCCGCCTCGCGTTGGTGAAGGCGGTGCAAATTACGCTGAAAAACGCGTTGGCGTTGATCGGCGTTTCCGCCCCGGAACAAATGTAACAGATGCAACAAAGGAGGGGAGCGACTGCTTCCCTTTTTGTCTGGGCATCATAAGGAAAAACAACGATGGAGGATTCGCTTGTGAAAGAAGTGGTGCTGTCGCTTGTCACCGGCATCGTTGTCGGTTTTTTGTTCACGCTGTTCCGCCTGCCGATTCCGGCCCCTCCGGCGTTGGCTGGCATTGCCGGCATCGTCGGGGTGTATCTCGGGATGCGGCTGTTTCAATGGTTGACATTGTTTTGGAAATGAATAGAAGATACAGGATGGCCAACTGATTCAGTCCCGGCCGGCGCCCGCAGCGATCTCACATCGCCAACATGGAGCCGGCCGGGTTTTTTGTTTGGCGGTTTCGGCCGGGATTCCTTTGCCCTTTTGTCCGGGCGTTCGTCCAAGCGCCGGGTTTTGCACGAAAAAAGGCTGATTTTGCCAAGTTCCTCCTCGGGGAAAGCCGCTGTTAGGCGGGTTGGTGATGAACATCGCCGGCTTTTTTCGTGTTGCCTACAACCAGGCGGAAATCAGCTGGGAAATCGATTCTTTGCCGCGGTCAAGGAGCGAACGCTTCCGCCAAAAATCGAGCGTCAGCGGCTCGGCGCGCGTCAGGTCGCGTTGGATCGCCCGCTTGACCACCTGCGTGAACGCGCGGTCGAATACATAGCAGTTGATTTCGCCGTTGAGAAACAGACTGCGCCGGTCAAAGTTGGCGGTGCCGACATCGCACCATTCCTCATCGACGACAATCGTTTTGGCGTGGTAAAATCCTTGGTAAAAGCGGTAAATGCGCGCTCCGGCCTTCAGCATTTGATAAAAATACGGGTAAGCGGCCTCGCGGACAAATAAATGGTCCGCCCGCAGCGGCACAATGACCGTGACGCGCACCCCGCGCCGGATCGCGCGCATAAGCTCGTCAAACAACGGCCGGCTCGGGATAAAGTAGGGGCTGCCGATCATAATTTCTCGTTTTGCCTGCCGGATCGCATCGATATACTGCTCTTCAAGCGCGGCGCCGTCAGTCGCGACAAGCTGGTGGCGGATGGCGCCGGCGTGAAGGGGTGGGAAGTAGCGGCGTTTGTCAGCGACGGTTTTGCCCGTCGCCTCCTCCCAATCGTGCAAAAATTGTTCTTGCAAGTCGTGCACCCCTTCTCCGCTGATTTTTAAGTGATAGTCGCGCCATTCTCCGATGTTAGCGTCCTTTCCACTGTATTCGCGGCCGATGTTAAAACCGCCCATATACCCGACCTTTCCATCGATGACCGTAATTTTTCGGTGGTTGCGGCGGTTGAGGCGGTAAATGAAAAACGGAAAGCGCGGCGGGCGGGCGTAGGCGAATTCGACGCCGCTTGCCTTCAGCGAACGGATGAGCGTTTTCGGCAACCCGAGGCTGCCGACCCAGTCCGTCAACAAGCGCACTTCCACCCCTTCCGCCGCTTTTTCCTTTAAAAGTTGGAAAAATGGCGCCGTCGTTTCGTCATGCTTGATGATATAAAACAAAATATGGATATGATCGCGGGCGCGGCGCAGCTCGGCAAAATAATCGGCAAATAAATGCCGTCCATTCACATACAAGGCCATATCGCTCCGCCGCTTTGGGTACACGACTTTTTTGCGCCCGTTGCGGAGGATCAGCCGGCCAAGCTTGTCATCAAGATAAACGAGTGCGAATATGATCACAATAACGGCAATGATGAGCATATTTTTCCCTCCTGTGCGTCGCTTCAGTACTTATTAATGTGTCCTACAACGCGCAAAAATAGCAGAGCGGACACCCGCTTCCGCCCTGTCCGCGTTCTTCGCTGCTTGACGTTCCGCTGCACGGGCCCGGCAACGGCAAAATTCTCATAAAAAGGCTATTGACTGAACGCTCATTCATTTGTAAAATAGACGTAAGTATAATTCTGAAAATTTCTTTTGTTATGGCAATACATTCGCTGAAAAGCGGGGGAAGGGGAGAGAAGATGAACGCCTTATTGTTGGTGAACTGGCTCGCGTTTTTGCTTGTAACCGCTTACGCCGTCTATTTGTTTGCGTATGTTGTCAAAACGCGGGCGATGTACATTAAGCTCGGCAAAAAGGTCGAGTTTGATGAAAAAGTGAATGAGCGGCTGCGTAACATTTGGGTCAACGTGTTTGGCCAGAAAAAGCTGCTCAAGGACAAAAAAAGCGGGATCATTCACGTCGTCTTTTTCTATGGGTTTATTCTCGTTCAGTTTGGCGCCATCGATTTTATCATCAAAGGGCTTGCGCCGGGGGCGCATTTGCCGCTTGGGCCGCTGTATCCAGGGTTTACGTTTTTCCAGGAAATCGTCACCCTGCTCATTTTGATCGCGGTGTTTGCCGCTTTTTACCGTCGCTATATTGAAAAGCTCGTCCGCTTAAAGCGCGATTTTAAAGCCGGACTCGTCTTGATTTTCATCGGCGGGTTGATGTTGTCGGTTCTGTTCGGCAACGGCATGAGCATGATTTGGCATGGCGAGGAAGCGACATGGAGCGAACCGGTCGCCTCGCTCATCGCTGGCGCGTTTTCCTGGGTTGGGGAAACGGGGGCTGCGGCGCTCTTCTTTATCGCCTGGTGGGTGCATTTGTTGATTTTGCTGACGTTCCTTGTATACGTTCCGCAGTCGAAGCACGCCCACTTGATTGCGGCGCCCATCAACGTCTTTTTCAGCCGGCTGACGCGGCCGAAGCTTTCGCCGATCAACTTTGAAGACGAAAGCCAAGAGTCGTTTGGCGTCGGCAAAATTGAAGATTTTACGCAAAAGCAATTGATCGACTTGTACGCCTGTGTCGAGTGCGGCCGCTGTACGAGCATGTGCCCGGCGACCGGCACGGGGAAAATGTTGTCGCCGATGGATTTGATTTTGAAGCTGCGAGACCATTTGACCGAAAAAGGGGCGGTCGTCACGTCGCGGGCCCCGTGGGTGCCTGTGTTCGCCTTTAAAAACACGAAAGGCAACCAGCTGGCGTTCGCTGCGGCATCCGAGCAGGCGGCGGCGATTGAAATGCCGAGCCTCATCGGCGACGTCATCACCGAAGAAGAGATTTGGGCCTGTACGACGTGCCGCAACTGTGAAGACCAATGCCCGGTCATGAACGAGCACGTCGATAAAATCATCGATTTGCGCCGCTATCTCGTGTTGACGGAAGGGCGGATGAATCCGGATGCGCAACGGGCGATGACGAACATCGAACGTCAAGGCAACCCGTGGGGCTTGAACCGGAAAGAGCGGGAAAACTGGCGTGAGCTGCGCGATGATGTGCATGTGCCGACCGTCAAAGAGGCGGCGAAAGCAGGAGAGGAAATCGAGTATTTGTTCTGGGTCGGCTCGATGGGGTCGTATGACAGCCGAAGCCAAAAAATCGCCCTTGCCTTCGCCAAACTGCTGAATGAAGCAGGCGTCAAATTTGCGATTTTAGGCAACAAGGAGAAAAACTCGGGCGACACGCCGCGCCGGTTAGGGAATGAATTTTTATTCCAAGAGCTGGCGACGAACAATATCGCCGAGTTTGAAAAAGCGGGCGTCAAGAAAATTGTCACAATCGACCCGCACGCTTACAACACGTTCAAAAACGAATATCCGGACTTCGGACTGGACGCCGAAGTGTACCATCATACCGAATTGCTCGCCAAGCTCATTGAAGAAGGGCGCTTGGTGCCAAAATATCCGGTAAATGAACGCATTACGTTCCATGACTCGTGCTACTTAGGGCGCTACAATGACGTCTATGACGCACCGCGGAAAATTTTGCGCGCCATCCCGGGCGTCGAGCTTGTTGAAATGGAGCGCAACCGCGAGCGAGGAATGTGCTGTGGAGCCGGCGGCGGCCTCATGTGGATGGAAGAGACGACCGGCAACCGGATCAACGTCGCTCGCATCGAGCAGGCGCTTGCTGTCAATCCGACGGTCATCAGCTCTGGCTGCCCGTACTGCTTGACAATGCTGTCGGACGGCACGAAAGCGAAGGAAGTGGAAGATCGCGTCGCGACGTACGATGTCGCCGAACTGTTGGCGAAATCGGTGTTTGGCGAGGAAAAAGAAGAAGCCGCATCATAAAAATAGTTGCATAGACAATTTATATTTTTTAAAATAATAAGTATAATGAAAGGGGAGGTGTACAGCGGTACGCCTTCTCTTTCGCACTGCTATCGAGCGAGCGTTCAGTCTGTGTTTTTGTAATCGCTTTCTTATTCGAAAAAGGGGGAGAAGGAACCATGGGGAAAACAGTGATTGTGAGCGGGGTGCGCACCCCGTTTGGAAAATTGGGCGGCGCCTTGCAAGCGCTGTCAGCGCCTGAGCTCGGCGGCGTCGCCGTCAAAGAGGCGCTTGTCCGCGCCAACGTGAGCGCCGAACAAGTTGATCATGTCATTTTGGGCACCGTCTTGCAAGGCGGACAAGGGCAGCTTCCGTCGCGGCAGGCGATGCGCCATGCCGGCATTCCGTGGCACGTCCGCACCGAGACGGTGAACAAAGTATGCGCGTCCGGCATGCGCGCCGTGACGCTTGCCGATCAGCTCATCCGTTTAGGCGAGGCTGATATCATCGTCGCCGGCGGGATGGAATCGATGAGCAACGCCCCGTATGTGCTTCCGAAAGCGCGCTGGGGGCTGCGGATGGGCGACAGCACGGTGAAAGATTTAATGGTGTATGACGGCCTCACGTGCAGCTTCACCGGCGTTCATATGGGCGTCTACGGCGGGAATACGGCGAAAGAGCTCGGCATTACGAGGGAGGCGCAAGACGAGTGGGCGTACCGCAGCCATATGCGCGCCATTGCCGCCATCGAAGCCGGGCGGCTGGCGGAAGAAATCGTGCCGGTTTCGATTCCGCAGCGCAAAGGTGAGCCGCTTGTCGTTGAACGCGACGAGGCGCCGCGCAAAGATACGTCGCTTGAAGCGTTGGCGAAACTGAAACCGGTGTTTGACCCTGAAGGCACGATCACGGCCGGGAACGCCCCAGGCGTCAACGACGGCGCTGCCGCGCTTGTGTTGATGAGCCAGGAGCGCGCCGCCCGCGAGGGGCTCGAGCCGCTGGCGACGGTCGTCGCCCACACGGCCATCGCCGTCGAGGCGAAAGATTTCCCGAAAACGCCGGGGCTTGTCATCAACGAACTGCTCCGCAAAACAGGAAAGACCGTTGACGACATTGACTTGTTCGAAGTGAACGAAGCGTTTGCCGCGGTTGCGCTTGCCGCCATTCAAATCGCCGGGCTTGATCCGGAAAAAGTAAACGTCAACGGCGGCGCTGTCGCCCTCGGTCATCCGATCGGCGCGAGCGGCGCGCGCATCATCTTGACGCTCGCCCATGAGTTGAAGCGCCGCGGCGGAGGGCTGGGCATTGCCGCGATTTGCAGCGGCGGCGGCCAAGGCGACGCCATCTTAATCGAAGTATAAAGCATGGCCTGCCGCGTCATCGCGGCCGCGCGCCAGCGGGGCGAGGCGTGACGCGTCATGCCGCCTGACGGCGTTGTCGCCATAGAGGAGGCGGTTTGCTTGGCGGTGGGGCGGCCGCGGTTTTGGAATATGGATGGCCTGCCGCCTCCTTGGGCGCTGCGGCCGCTAGTTTGCGATCTGCGTTGTCCCGGGATGGAGCCAATAAACGAACAAGAGCGTTTGCGAATTTTTCTATATAGGAGGATCGAATGATGGACGTCAAAACGATTATGGTCGTCGGCGCCGGACAGATGGGGTCAGGCATCGCCCAAGTATGCGCTGTCGCCGGCTATGACGTGTTGTTATACGACATTAGCGAGGCCCAACTCGATAAAGGGCTGGCCACTATCGACAAGCTGCTCGGCCGCCAAGTGGAAAAAGGCAAGATGACAGCCGAAGCCAAAGACGCCGCGCTGTCGCGGCTCGTCCGTTCCACCGACCTGCGTGATGCCGCCAAAGCGGATCTCATCATTGAGGCGGTCGTCGAAAACATGGATGTGAAAACGAAGCTGTTTGCGGAGCTCGACGAAATCGCCCGCCCGGAGGCGATCCTGGCCTCGAATACGTCGTCGCTGCCGATCACGGAAATCGCAGCGGCGACGAAGCGGCCGGAGAACGTGATCGGCATGCACTTTATGAATCCGGTGCCGGTCATGAAACTGGTCGAAATCATCCGCGGCTTGGCGACAGCGGATGACGTATACGAAACGATCGAGGCGGTCACCCGGAAGCTCGGCAAAGTGCCGGTCGAAGTGAACGATTTTCCAGGGTTTATTTCCAACCGTGTCTTAATGCCGATGATCAACGAAGCCATTTATGCCTTATATGAAGGGGTGGCGACGAAGGAAGCCATCGATGAGGTGATGAAGCTCGGCATGAACCATCCGATGGGGCCGCTCACGCTCGCCGACTTTATCGGGCTGGATACATGCTTGTACATTATGGAAACCCTTCACGAAGGGTTTGGCGATGACAAATACCGCCCGTGCCCGCTTTTGCGCAAATATGTCAAAGCCGGCTGGCTCGGCCGCAAGACAGGCCGCGGATTTTACACGTACGAATAAGCGCGGCGGCATCAGCCGGCAATCGGTTTCGCCTATATGCCGTTGAACCGCCTAAGCCATGCATGCGGCGGCGAGGCGGGCGGCGCCAAACGCAACATCGAGCCAGCAACAAGAGGAAGGGAGAGGCCATCTCATGCAATTTCGCTTTACCGAAGAGCAGGAAATGATGCGGCAAATGGTGCGCGAGTTTGCCGCAGCGGAAATTGCCCCGTTTGTCGAGCGCATGGAGCAAGGGGAATTTCCGCGCCCGATTTTAAAGAAAATGGCGGAACTCGGCTTGATGGGGATCACGGTTCCCGAGAAGTACGGCGGTGCGGGCATGGATTTCATTTCCTACATTATCGCCATTCATGAAATTTCGAAAGTAAGCCCGACAGTCGGCGTCATTTTGTCGGTGCATACATCGGTCGGCACAAACCCGATTTTGTACTTCGGCACCGAAGAGCAGAAGCAAAAATACGTGACAAAGCTTGCCCAAGGCGAATATTTGGGGGCGTTTTGCCTCACCGAACCGAGCGCCGGCTCGGACGCAAAAAGCTTGAAGACAAAAGCGGTGCGCCGCGGCGATGTGTACGTCTTGAACGGATCGAAAATTTTCATTACAAACGGCGGCGAAGCGGATACGTATATCGTATTCGCCCGCACGAATCCGGATGAAGCGGGCAGCCGCGGCATCTCGGCGTTCATCGTCGAAAAAGGAACGAAAGGGATGGCGATCGGCAAAGACGAGAAAAAAATGGGGCTGCACGGGTCGCGCACGGTGACGATTACGTTCGAGGATGCGGAAGTGCCGGCGGAAAACTTGCTTGGCCAGGAAGGAGAAGGGTTTAAAATCGCGATGGCGAACCTTGACGTCGGCCGAATCGGCATCGCCGCCCAGGCGCTCGGCATCGCCGAGGCAGCCGTCGAGCACGCCGTCGCCTATGCAAAAGAGCGGGTGCAATTTGGCAAGCCGATTGCCGAACAGCAAGGCGTCGCCTTTAAGCTCGCCGATATGGCGACAGCAGCCGAGGCGGCGAAATGGCTCGTCTACCGCGCCGCCTGGCTGCGCGCCCAAGGGCTGCCGTGCAGCAAAGAGGCGTCGATGGCAAAGCTGTTCGCTTCACAAGCCGCCATGGACAACGCCATCGAAGCTGTGCAAGTGTTCGGCGGCAACGGCTATACGAAAGATTATCCCGTCGAGCGGCTGTTCCGCGATGCGAAAATTACGCAAATTTACGAAGGAACGAGCGAAATCCAACGCATCGTCATCAGCAAACATTTGTAACTGTATAGATGCCATTTGAAGCTTTCACATTTGCAGCTTTTACCGAGCATTGGATCGACTGTCGAGCGACCGAACAACGCCGCTTTCAGACCCATGTATGGGTCTGTGAAGCGAGCGGTTGTTCGGCCTCCCGTCACGCCTTGGCGTGACGGGGGCAAGCCTGTGGCTTGCCCTCGACAGTCGAAAAATAGATAAGCAACTTTTCCGTCAAGGATATGTGAAACTTTTTCGTTGCATCTATATAGGCATGTTGATGAACCAATCCAAACTAGATGCGAAAGCTCTATTCCTAGCTCTATTTGACTATACAATAACGGGGGAATGGAAAGATGAACTTTCAACTAAGCGAAGAACATGAAATGCTGCGAAAAATGGTGCGCGAATTTGCTGAAAACGAAGTGGCGCCGACAGCCGCTGAACGCGATGAAGAAGAGCGGTTTGACCGCAGCATTTTCAACAAAATGGCGGAACTCGGCTTAACCGGCATTCCGTGGCCGGAAGAGTACGGCGGCATCGGCAGCGACTATTTGGCGTATGTCATCGCCGTTGAGGAACTGTCGCGCGTCTGCGCTTCAACCGGGGTGACGCTCTCCGCCCACATTTCGCTCGCCAGCTGGCCGATTTACAAGTTCGGCACGGAAGAGCAAAAGCAGAAGTATTTGCGCGCCTTGGCGACCGGGGAAAAGCTCGGGGCGTACGGGCTGTCCGAGCCGGGGGCCGGGTCTGACGTCGCGTCGATGAAAACGCGCGCTGTAAAAGACGGCGACCATTACGTGTTAAACGGGTCGAAAGTATGGATCACCAACGGCGGCGAGGCGGAAATTTACGTCGTCTTTGCCGTCACCGACCCGGAAAAGCGGCATAAAGGAATCAGCGCCTTTATCGTCGAGAAAGGGACGCCGGGCTTTTCAATCGGCAAAAAAGAAAAGAAACTCGGCATCCGTTCGTCGCCGACGACCGAGCTGATTTTCGAAGATTGCCGCATCCCGAAAGAAAACTTGCTCGGCCGAGAAGGAGAAGGGTTCAAAATCGCCATGATGACGCTTGACGGCGGCCGAAACGGCATTGCCGCCCAAGCGGTCGGCATCGCTCAAGGGGCGCTTGACGCCGCAGTCGATTACGCCAAGCAGCGCGTCCAGTTTGGCAAACCGATTGCCGAGCAGCAAGGCGTCGCCTTTAAACTCGCCGATATGGCGACGGCGATTGAAGCAGCGCGGCTCTTGACGTATCAAGCGGCATGGCTTGAGTCAAACGGCCTGCCGTACGGCAAAGCGTCGGCGATGGCGAAGTTGTTTGCCGGCGACACAGCCATGAAAGTGACCGTTGAGGCGGTGCAAATTTTCGGCGGCAACGGCTACACGAAAGACTATCCAGTTGAGCGGTTTATGCGCGATGCGAAAATTACGCAAATTTACGAAGGAACGCAAGAAATTCAGCGTCTCGTCATTTCGCGCATGTTGACGCGCGATTAACGCCGCGCCTCTGTTCAGCGGCGCCGCGGCGGCTGGCCGCCGTTTGCGCACCGCCTGGCACATCGATGGACTGGCGAAGCCGTCCATTCCGTTTTGCGCTCTTAGCGCCCGCACCAACGGCGGGGGAGCGGGCGCCGCTTCGCCGCCAAACGGGGATAGGGGGGAGAGGAACCGGTCATGAAAAAGCGGGAAGTAATCGCCTCAGTCAAAGACGAAAAGCTCGTGAAAAAACGGCGCAATGAGATGATCAAAGGCGCCATTTCGCTGTTTAAACAAAAAGGCTTCCACCAAACGACGACAAGGGAGATCGCCAAAGCGTCCGGATTTAGCATCGGCACGTTGTACGAGTACATCCGCAAGAAAGAAGACGTCCTCTATCTCGTGTGCGACCGCATTTACGACGAAGTGCGGGAGCGGACGGAACAAGACCTCGGTGCCCACCATGGCACGATCGAAGGGTTAAGGCGCGCCATTGCCCACTATTTCCGCGTTGTTGATGAACTCGATGATGAAGTGCTCGTCATGTATCAAGAAGTGAAAGCGCTAAGCAAAGAATCGCTGCCGTATGTGTTGAATAAAGAACTCGATATGGCGGCGATTTTCGAACATATTTTGCGCGCATGCGTTGAGAGCGGGGCGTTGCAGCTTTCTGAAAGCGAAATCCGCCTGTTCGCCCACAACATCGTCGTTCTTGGGCAAATGTGGGCGTTCCGCCGTTGGGTGCTGCGGAAAATGTATACACTCGATGAATATATCGAACTGCAAACCGAGTTTTTATTAAGGGGGATTATGGAGAAACAGCGAGTCTAAAAGGGGGAGAAGAAACGATGGCGCACATTTACCGTCCGAAGCA is part of the [Flavobacterium] thermophilum genome and harbors:
- the ywiB gene encoding Uncharacterized beta-barrel protein ywiB is translated as MKETNGIPARLRQVAVIRDGPRQETVVLEADGVYYIKGETGYLQFEEENELGRVNNIVKIAPDEVTILRSGAVEMRQTFRRRQETPGHYGTVFGRWAMAAKTDAIEFHYDDKRKRGRLFLSYELFLQNERSGRHTLTLTFKGV
- the cls_1 gene encoding Cardiolipin synthase, which gives rise to MLIIAVIVIIFALVYLDDKLGRLILRNGRKKVVYPKRRSDMALYVNGRHLFADYFAELRRARDHIHILFYIIKHDETTAPFFQLLKEKAAEGVEVRLLTDWVGSLGLPKTLIRSLKASGVEFAYARPPRFPFFIYRLNRRNHRKITVIDGKVGYMGGFNIGREYSGKDANIGEWRDYHLKISGEGVHDLQEQFLHDWEEATGKTVADKRRYFPPLHAGAIRHQLVATDGAALEEQYIDAIRQAKREIMIGSPYFIPSRPLFDELMRAIRRGVRVTVIVPLRADHLFVREAAYPYFYQMLKAGARIYRFYQGFYHAKTIVVDEEWCDVGTANFDRRSLFLNGEINCYVFDRAFTQVVKRAIQRDLTRAEPLTLDFWRKRSLLDRGKESISQLISAWL
- a CDS encoding Probable acetyl-CoA acetyltransferase, with the translated sequence MGKTVIVSGVRTPFGKLGGALQALSAPELGGVAVKEALVRANVSAEQVDHVILGTVLQGGQGQLPSRQAMRHAGIPWHVRTETVNKVCASGMRAVTLADQLIRLGEADIIVAGGMESMSNAPYVLPKARWGLRMGDSTVKDLMVYDGLTCSFTGVHMGVYGGNTAKELGITREAQDEWAYRSHMRAIAAIEAGRLAEEIVPVSIPQRKGEPLVVERDEAPRKDTSLEALAKLKPVFDPEGTITAGNAPGVNDGAAALVLMSQERAAREGLEPLATVVAHTAIAVEAKDFPKTPGLVINELLRKTGKTVDDIDLFEVNEAFAAVALAAIQIAGLDPEKVNVNGGAVALGHPIGASGARIILTLAHELKRRGGGLGIAAICSGGGQGDAILIEV
- the glpC gene encoding Anaerobic glycerol-3-phosphate dehydrogenase subunit C gives rise to the protein MNALLLVNWLAFLLVTAYAVYLFAYVVKTRAMYIKLGKKVEFDEKVNERLRNIWVNVFGQKKLLKDKKSGIIHVVFFYGFILVQFGAIDFIIKGLAPGAHLPLGPLYPGFTFFQEIVTLLILIAVFAAFYRRYIEKLVRLKRDFKAGLVLIFIGGLMLSVLFGNGMSMIWHGEEATWSEPVASLIAGAFSWVGETGAAALFFIAWWVHLLILLTFLVYVPQSKHAHLIAAPINVFFSRLTRPKLSPINFEDESQESFGVGKIEDFTQKQLIDLYACVECGRCTSMCPATGTGKMLSPMDLILKLRDHLTEKGAVVTSRAPWVPVFAFKNTKGNQLAFAAASEQAAAIEMPSLIGDVITEEEIWACTTCRNCEDQCPVMNEHVDKIIDLRRYLVLTEGRMNPDAQRAMTNIERQGNPWGLNRKERENWRELRDDVHVPTVKEAAKAGEEIEYLFWVGSMGSYDSRSQKIALAFAKLLNEAGVKFAILGNKEKNSGDTPRRLGNEFLFQELATNNIAEFEKAGVKKIVTIDPHAYNTFKNEYPDFGLDAEVYHHTELLAKLIEEGRLVPKYPVNERITFHDSCYLGRYNDVYDAPRKILRAIPGVELVEMERNRERGMCCGAGGGLMWMEETTGNRINVARIEQALAVNPTVISSGCPYCLTMLSDGTKAKEVEDRVATYDVAELLAKSVFGEEKEEAAS
- the fadB2 gene encoding 3-hydroxybutyryl-CoA dehydrogenase, whose amino-acid sequence is MMDVKTIMVVGAGQMGSGIAQVCAVAGYDVLLYDISEAQLDKGLATIDKLLGRQVEKGKMTAEAKDAALSRLVRSTDLRDAAKADLIIEAVVENMDVKTKLFAELDEIARPEAILASNTSSLPITEIAAATKRPENVIGMHFMNPVPVMKLVEIIRGLATADDVYETIEAVTRKLGKVPVEVNDFPGFISNRVLMPMINEAIYALYEGVATKEAIDEVMKLGMNHPMGPLTLADFIGLDTCLYIMETLHEGFGDDKYRPCPLLRKYVKAGWLGRKTGRGFYTYE
- the argS gene encoding Arginine--tRNA ligase; translation: MNIVGQMKEQLKEEIRQAAVKAGLVSADELPEVLLEVPRDKAHGDYSTNIAMQLARIAKKPPRAIAEAIVGQLDRERVSVARIEVAGPGFINFYMDNRYLTAVVPAILQAGQAYGESNVGNGEKVQVEFVSANPTGDLHLGHARGAAVGDSLCNILAKAGFDVTREYYINDAGKQIYNLAKSVEARYFQALGVDMPLPEDGYYGDDIVEIGKTLAEEYGDRFVHADEEERLAFFREYGLRYELDKIKQDLAAFRVPFDVWYSETSLYESGKIDEALSTLRERGYIYEQDGATWFRSTAFGDDKDRVLIKQDGTYTYLLPDIAYHQDKLRRGFTKLINVWGADHHGYIPRMKAAIAALGYDPEALEVEIIQMVNLYQNGERVKMSKRTGKAVTMRELMEEVGVDAVRYFFAMRSGDTHLDFDMDLAVSQSNENPVYYVQYAHARVSSILRQAEEQNVSYEGDLALHHLVETEKEIELLKVLGDFPDVVAEAALKRMPHRVTAYAFELASALHSFYNAEKVLDLDNIEKTKARLALVKAVQITLKNALALIGVSAPEQM
- a CDS encoding Acyl-CoA dehydrogenase, short-chain specific, giving the protein MQFRFTEEQEMMRQMVREFAAAEIAPFVERMEQGEFPRPILKKMAELGLMGITVPEKYGGAGMDFISYIIAIHEISKVSPTVGVILSVHTSVGTNPILYFGTEEQKQKYVTKLAQGEYLGAFCLTEPSAGSDAKSLKTKAVRRGDVYVLNGSKIFITNGGEADTYIVFARTNPDEAGSRGISAFIVEKGTKGMAIGKDEKKMGLHGSRTVTITFEDAEVPAENLLGQEGEGFKIAMANLDVGRIGIAAQALGIAEAAVEHAVAYAKERVQFGKPIAEQQGVAFKLADMATAAEAAKWLVYRAAWLRAQGLPCSKEASMAKLFASQAAMDNAIEAVQVFGGNGYTKDYPVERLFRDAKITQIYEGTSEIQRIVISKHL